The Flavobacterium praedii genome window below encodes:
- a CDS encoding LamG domain-containing protein → MKINISMIKKAFGIVFVSIAFIGCQEMDKPALGNYPKDLNPVGGALKFFVPFDDNTTDPLKFAVDNIRAKFPNDNQFTQTDGITGKGAQGPTDHIQKYIAFSKPNDFATEAESFTIAFWEKHNGATKGAEYPFSLPSSNGHWSGGTMMLMFDGSEIKFVIVDKNMNDPWFIWNESGLMASLTDNQWHHCAFVYDATTSAFTFYKDGVVVSTKMWTDHGNVNLDDSKVAGLRIGSGPGNTPNDWLSNNWLGSLDQFRMYATALTATEINQLVTGKL, encoded by the coding sequence ATGAAAATCAATATATCAATGATTAAGAAAGCTTTTGGAATAGTATTTGTTTCGATCGCATTTATAGGATGTCAGGAGATGGACAAACCTGCATTGGGAAATTATCCAAAAGATCTAAATCCAGTTGGGGGAGCTTTGAAATTTTTTGTTCCTTTTGATGACAATACAACAGACCCTTTAAAATTTGCTGTTGATAATATTCGAGCAAAGTTTCCCAATGATAATCAGTTTACACAGACTGATGGTATTACTGGAAAAGGGGCACAAGGGCCAACAGATCATATTCAAAAGTACATAGCCTTTTCAAAACCAAATGATTTTGCTACTGAAGCGGAAAGTTTTACAATTGCTTTTTGGGAAAAACACAATGGAGCAACAAAAGGTGCTGAATATCCATTTAGTCTTCCTTCTTCAAACGGTCACTGGTCTGGAGGAACAATGATGCTTATGTTTGATGGTTCAGAAATTAAATTTGTTATTGTAGACAAAAACATGAATGATCCATGGTTTATTTGGAATGAATCAGGTTTAATGGCAAGTTTAACGGATAACCAATGGCACCACTGTGCATTTGTGTATGATGCAACCACTTCCGCTTTTACATTTTATAAAGATGGTGTTGTAGTGAGTACAAAAATGTGGACAGACCACGGAAATGTAAATCTAGACGATTCAAAAGTTGCTGGTTTGCGTATTGGATCTGGACCGGGGAATACACCAAATGATTGGCTTTCTAATAATTGGCTAGGGAGCTTAGATCAGTTCAGAATGTATGCAACTGCTTTGACAGCAACCGAAATAAATCAACTAGTTACTGGAAAACTGTAA
- a CDS encoding M28 family peptidase, translating into MKKNLLSALLLLNSVVFFAQTKDEQLFKKIYNAALTNSQCYSWLDHLSNDIGSRLSGSEGAAKAVQYTKKQMETLGFDKVYLQEVMVPHWVRGEKETAYIQDDKTKIKVPICALGGSIATPKKGITAEVIEVHSLEELKTLGVDKIKGKIVFYNRPMDNGAIESFTAYSGAVDQRYGGAAEASKYGAIGTIVRSMNLRLDDYPHAGGQSYGNIPKEKYIPTAAISTNAAELLSKTLKSNPNLKFFFKQSCQQLEDALSYNVVGEIKGTEHPENIMVVGGHLDSWDLADGSHDDGAGVVQSLEVMNIFKNLNYKPKNTLRIVLFMNEENGTRGGKKYEELSLANKESHIFALESDEGGFTPRGFSLDCDDANFSKITNWKGLFEPYLIHSFVKGHTGSDIEALTAGKIVKAGLKPDSQRYFDYHHAANDTFDAINKRELELGAGTMAALVYMIDQNGIE; encoded by the coding sequence ATGAAAAAAAATCTACTTTCTGCACTTTTGCTTTTAAATTCGGTTGTGTTTTTTGCACAAACCAAAGATGAACAACTATTTAAGAAAATATACAATGCTGCATTGACAAATTCTCAGTGTTATTCTTGGTTGGATCATCTTTCTAATGATATTGGGTCTAGATTGTCTGGGTCAGAAGGTGCTGCTAAAGCGGTTCAATACACCAAAAAGCAAATGGAAACTTTAGGTTTTGACAAAGTGTATTTGCAAGAAGTAATGGTGCCTCATTGGGTTCGTGGCGAAAAAGAAACAGCTTACATTCAAGATGATAAAACTAAAATTAAAGTTCCAATCTGTGCTTTGGGTGGTTCAATTGCAACTCCCAAAAAGGGCATAACTGCTGAAGTAATCGAAGTTCATAGTTTGGAAGAATTAAAAACTTTGGGGGTTGATAAAATAAAAGGTAAAATTGTTTTTTATAACAGACCAATGGATAATGGGGCTATTGAATCATTTACTGCGTATTCTGGAGCGGTAGATCAACGTTATGGAGGAGCTGCCGAAGCTTCAAAATATGGAGCAATTGGAACTATAGTGCGTTCAATGAATTTGAGATTAGACGATTATCCGCATGCAGGAGGTCAAAGTTATGGTAACATTCCCAAAGAAAAATACATTCCAACTGCTGCTATTAGTACCAATGCTGCCGAATTATTAAGCAAAACTCTAAAAAGTAATCCCAATTTAAAATTCTTTTTCAAACAATCTTGTCAGCAATTGGAAGACGCGCTTTCTTATAATGTTGTTGGAGAAATCAAAGGAACGGAGCATCCTGAAAATATTATGGTCGTGGGCGGTCATCTTGATTCTTGGGATTTGGCCGATGGGTCTCATGACGATGGAGCAGGGGTAGTACAAAGTTTGGAAGTAATGAATATCTTTAAAAACTTAAATTATAAACCCAAAAACACTCTTCGTATTGTGCTGTTTATGAATGAAGAAAATGGAACGAGAGGTGGAAAAAAATATGAAGAATTATCTTTGGCCAATAAAGAAAGCCACATTTTTGCTTTAGAAAGTGACGAAGGTGGATTTACTCCAAGGGGGTTTTCATTAGATTGTGACGATGCCAATTTTAGTAAAATCACAAATTGGAAAGGTTTATTTGAACCTTATTTAATTCATAGTTTTGTAAAAGGCCATACAGGATCTGATATTGAAGCATTAACGGCAGGAAAAATTGTTAAAGCTGGTTTAAAACCAGATTCACAACGTTATTTTGATTACCACCATGCTGCAAATGATACCTTTGATGCAATCAATAAAAGAGAGCTAGAACTCGGAGCTGGAACGATGGCAGCTTTGGTCTATATGATAGATCAAAACGGCATCGAATAA
- the bglX gene encoding beta-glucosidase BglX → MNTKLIIVLLSFSLFGYSQKKENKKAFTLKPKTEFVAELLSKMTLDEKLGQLNLPTSGDITTGQANSSDVARKIEEGKVGGLFNIKSVQKIRDVQRIAVEKSRLKIPLIFGMDVIHGYETTFPIPLGLSCTWDMKLIERSAQIAAQEASADGINWTFSPMVDVSRDPRWGRISEGSGEDPFLGSLIAKAMVDGYQQHDLSKKNTILACVKHFALYGAPEGGRDYNTVDMSRIRMYNEYFPPYKAAIDAGVGSVMASFNEVEGIPATGNKWLMTDVLRKQWGFKGFVVTDFTGIPEMIDHGMGDLQTVSALSMNAGVEMDMVGEGFLTTLKKSLNEKKVTIEQINNAVTLILNAKYDLGLFEDPYKYCDEKRAKTEIFTSNSRDEARKTAAQSLVLLKNQNQLLPLKKSGTIALIGPLADAKNNMSGTWSVATNGEKCISLLAGIQEVAGKSTKVLYAKGSNLDYDETFETNATMFGKTLNRDKRSKEEMIAEALKVANQSDVIVAALGESAEMSGESSSRTNLEIPQSQKDLLNALLKTGKPVVLVLFDGRPLILNDEKATVPAILNVWFAGSEAGYAIADVLFGDVNPSGKLTTTFPRSVGQLPIYYAHKNTGRPLSNSEGKFEKFKSNYLDERNEPLFPFGFGLSYTNFEYSNLKISSDKMNFNGKVNVSVDLTNTGKFDGKEVVQLYIKDVVGSVTRPVRELKGFQKIALKKGEKQTVTFEINIEDLKFYNSDLQFVAEPGLFEVFVGGNSNADNKVSFNLVN, encoded by the coding sequence ATGAATACGAAATTAATAATAGTACTACTTAGTTTTTCACTCTTTGGCTATAGCCAAAAAAAAGAAAATAAAAAAGCGTTTACATTAAAACCCAAAACAGAATTTGTTGCCGAGTTGTTGTCCAAAATGACTTTGGATGAAAAATTAGGGCAACTGAATTTACCCACTTCGGGAGATATAACCACCGGTCAAGCCAATAGTTCTGATGTTGCAAGAAAAATTGAAGAAGGTAAGGTCGGTGGATTATTTAATATCAAATCGGTTCAGAAAATTAGAGATGTTCAAAGAATTGCTGTAGAAAAAAGCCGATTGAAAATTCCATTAATTTTTGGAATGGACGTTATTCATGGGTACGAAACTACGTTTCCTATACCACTAGGATTATCATGTACTTGGGACATGAAATTAATTGAAAGAAGTGCTCAAATAGCCGCTCAAGAAGCTAGTGCCGATGGAATCAATTGGACATTTTCGCCTATGGTAGATGTTTCCCGTGATCCACGTTGGGGAAGAATCTCCGAAGGTTCTGGTGAAGATCCTTTTTTGGGAAGCCTAATTGCCAAAGCAATGGTAGACGGATACCAACAGCATGATCTTTCCAAGAAAAATACCATTTTGGCTTGTGTTAAACATTTTGCATTATATGGAGCGCCAGAAGGTGGCCGTGATTATAATACGGTTGATATGAGTAGGATAAGAATGTACAATGAATATTTTCCTCCTTACAAAGCGGCAATTGACGCAGGTGTAGGATCTGTTATGGCTTCTTTTAACGAAGTGGAAGGAATTCCTGCCACCGGAAACAAATGGCTGATGACGGATGTTTTAAGAAAACAATGGGGATTTAAAGGTTTTGTAGTGACTGATTTTACTGGAATTCCCGAAATGATTGATCACGGAATGGGAGATCTGCAAACCGTATCAGCGCTGTCAATGAATGCTGGAGTTGAAATGGATATGGTAGGCGAAGGTTTTTTAACGACTTTGAAAAAATCATTAAATGAAAAGAAAGTGACTATCGAACAGATCAATAATGCCGTTACGCTAATTTTGAATGCCAAATACGATTTAGGATTGTTTGAAGATCCGTATAAATATTGTGATGAAAAAAGAGCTAAAACTGAAATTTTTACTTCAAATAGTAGAGATGAAGCCAGAAAAACAGCTGCGCAATCATTGGTTTTATTAAAAAATCAAAATCAATTATTGCCTTTGAAAAAATCAGGAACCATTGCACTTATCGGCCCATTGGCGGATGCCAAAAACAATATGTCAGGAACTTGGAGCGTGGCCACAAATGGAGAAAAATGCATTTCGTTATTGGCAGGAATTCAGGAAGTAGCTGGTAAATCGACTAAAGTGCTTTATGCCAAAGGAAGTAATCTGGATTATGACGAAACTTTTGAAACTAATGCTACTATGTTTGGTAAAACCTTGAATAGAGACAAACGTTCTAAAGAAGAAATGATTGCCGAAGCTTTGAAAGTGGCCAATCAATCGGATGTTATTGTGGCTGCTTTAGGCGAATCTGCCGAAATGAGTGGGGAGTCTAGCAGTAGAACTAATTTAGAAATTCCACAATCGCAAAAAGATTTACTGAATGCATTATTAAAAACAGGAAAACCTGTAGTTCTAGTTTTATTTGATGGTCGTCCATTAATATTAAACGATGAAAAAGCAACTGTTCCAGCAATTCTAAATGTTTGGTTTGCCGGTAGCGAAGCGGGTTATGCCATTGCCGATGTTTTGTTTGGAGATGTAAATCCTTCAGGAAAATTAACCACTACTTTTCCTAGAAGCGTAGGTCAGTTGCCTATTTATTACGCGCATAAAAATACTGGTAGACCTCTTTCTAACTCAGAAGGTAAATTCGAAAAGTTCAAATCCAATTATTTAGACGAAAGAAATGAACCTTTATTTCCTTTTGGTTTCGGATTGAGTTATACCAATTTTGAGTATTCAAATCTGAAAATTTCTTCAGATAAAATGAATTTCAATGGAAAAGTAAATGTATCCGTAGATCTTACAAATACTGGAAAATTTGATGGCAAAGAAGTTGTTCAGTTGTATATTAAAGATGTGGTTGGTTCTGTAACAAGACCGGTTAGAGAATTGAAAGGTTTTCAAAAAATTGCCCTTAAAAAAGGAGAAAAACAAACAGTGACATTCGAAATTAACATTGAAGATTTGAAGTTTTACAATTCTGATTTGCAATTTGTTGCTGAGCCAGGTCTGTTTGAAGTTTTCGTTGGAGGGAATTCAAACGCAGACAATAAAGTAAGTTTTAATTTAGTAAATTAA
- a CDS encoding discoidin domain-containing protein — translation MRRLYLIPALLLFLCHQISMAQSKTKWFDPNKSASTYCNPINIGYNYTTENHNGIPDSRRSSADPLIITYKGDYYLFATNQAGFFWSKDMSDWKFVYGSFQRNPSDDDQCAPAAWVVNDTLFYVGSTWKKDHPVWKSANPKSGRWTRHVNTAMLPTWDPAIFQDDDKKVYMYYGSSGKLPLCGVEVDYKTWLPKGNQEDYQKLYSATEVEDIQRPYGEIKAVVGLNPTEHGWERFGPNNDMEPAPWGNFIEGAWMTKHNGKYYMQYGAPATEFKGYANGVHVGNSPLGPFTYQKHNPMSYKPGGFVIGAGHGNTFADNYGNYWNTGTCKISVKDRFERRIDMFPAGFDKDDIMYSITAYGDFPTLLATKNRDQTKGAFSGWMLLSYKKNATVSSTEECMDVQTHRVDTGGKKVFEKICYNAQNLTDEDIQSYWSAKTDNPGEWLQIDLGRKMRINALQINYADHKATQYNKAMDIYYQYQIFMSDDNQNWTLVVDKSKSDKDTPHDYLELTKSIEARYVKMVNIHNASGLFAVSDFRVFGNGLSEKPKSVTGFKVDRDNDDSRSAMIHWDAQPDAVGYNIYYGIAPDKLYNSIMVYDANFYDFRGLDKGTSYCFAIEAFNENGIGPKTTVAVSN, via the coding sequence ATGCGAAGACTATATTTAATACCAGCCTTGTTACTATTCTTGTGCCACCAAATCAGTATGGCACAGTCTAAAACGAAATGGTTTGATCCTAATAAATCAGCGTCTACTTATTGTAACCCCATCAATATTGGTTATAATTACACTACTGAAAACCACAATGGAATTCCAGATTCTCGTCGTTCGAGTGCCGACCCATTAATTATTACTTATAAAGGCGATTATTACCTGTTTGCTACCAATCAAGCAGGATTCTTTTGGAGTAAAGATATGTCGGACTGGAAATTTGTTTACGGGAGTTTTCAACGCAATCCCAGCGATGATGATCAATGTGCTCCTGCGGCTTGGGTGGTAAATGACACTTTGTTTTATGTGGGGTCAACTTGGAAAAAAGACCACCCAGTCTGGAAATCGGCCAACCCAAAATCCGGTCGTTGGACTCGGCATGTCAATACTGCAATGTTGCCTACTTGGGATCCAGCCATTTTTCAGGATGATGACAAAAAAGTATATATGTATTATGGTTCAAGCGGAAAATTGCCGCTTTGTGGTGTTGAGGTAGATTATAAAACGTGGTTACCAAAAGGAAATCAAGAAGATTATCAAAAATTATACTCAGCAACCGAAGTTGAAGATATTCAGCGTCCTTATGGCGAAATAAAAGCAGTTGTAGGCTTAAACCCGACAGAGCACGGTTGGGAGCGTTTCGGCCCCAATAATGATATGGAACCGGCACCTTGGGGTAATTTTATCGAAGGGGCTTGGATGACCAAGCACAATGGTAAATATTACATGCAATATGGTGCTCCAGCCACCGAATTTAAAGGCTATGCCAATGGCGTTCATGTAGGGAATAGTCCTTTGGGGCCGTTTACGTATCAAAAACACAATCCAATGTCATATAAACCAGGAGGTTTTGTAATAGGAGCGGGGCACGGTAATACTTTTGCCGACAATTATGGTAATTACTGGAATACCGGAACGTGCAAGATTTCTGTAAAAGACCGTTTTGAACGCCGCATCGATATGTTTCCTGCTGGATTCGACAAAGACGATATTATGTATTCCATTACTGCTTATGGGGATTTTCCAACTTTACTCGCAACCAAAAACCGCGATCAAACCAAGGGTGCTTTTTCGGGATGGATGTTGCTTTCGTATAAAAAAAATGCAACAGTATCTTCAACGGAAGAGTGTATGGATGTACAAACGCACCGAGTAGATACTGGCGGGAAAAAAGTTTTTGAAAAAATCTGTTACAATGCCCAGAACTTGACCGACGAGGATATTCAATCGTATTGGTCGGCAAAAACGGATAATCCAGGCGAATGGTTGCAAATTGATTTGGGCAGAAAAATGAGAATTAATGCTTTGCAAATTAATTATGCTGATCATAAAGCGACACAGTACAATAAGGCAATGGATATTTATTACCAATACCAAATTTTCATGTCAGATGATAATCAAAATTGGACTTTGGTGGTTGATAAATCCAAAAGTGATAAAGACACACCGCACGATTATTTGGAATTAACCAAATCCATTGAAGCCCGCTACGTAAAAATGGTAAATATTCACAATGCCTCAGGATTATTTGCTGTTTCTGATTTCCGTGTTTTTGGAAACGGATTATCCGAGAAACCAAAATCGGTTACTGGATTTAAAGTGGATAGAGATAATGACGACTCCCGTTCTGCTATGATTCACTGGGACGCACAGCCTGATGCCGTTGGGTATAACATTTATTACGGAATTGCTCCAGATAAATTATACAACAGCATCATGGTTTATGATGCGAATTTTTATGATTTCAGAGGATTAGATAAAGGGACCAGCTATTGTTTTGCTATTGAAGCTTTTAATGAAAATGGAATTGGACCTAAAACCACTGTTGCCGTTTCTAATTGA
- a CDS encoding glycoside hydrolase family 97 protein, producing MKHIFSIILVFTLSVIQAQSVKSPSSALEVNFKLVNNGQPSYTVNFNGKPVVLESTLGIKLKERTALDSNFEIITSKSATFNESWKPVLGQKAIIENQYNELTIALNQKVTNVKMNIIFKVYNEGVAFRYEFPKQEKLNYFIISDEVSQFNLTEDYKAFWIPGDFDSNEYVYNETKLSSIDNTKLNLNNGIGVKSIPGKYTVQAPLMMKSASGLYVNIFEAAVVNYPVMHLNVDGVNFKLSSQLVPNAIGDKAYLQAPCVSPWRTIMISNDARDIVGSSMILNLNEPCKLDDVSYIKPMKYVGIWWEMHVGLSTWDYAGSQNAQNISSKELLPSGKHGATTANTKRYIDFAAKNGFDGVLVEGWNVGWEDWVGNWKEEVFDFTTPYPDFNLAEVTAYAKEKNVKMIMHHETSGSVANYERHLDRAFDLMKKYDYPAVKSGYVGKIIPRGEFHDGQTMVNHFNFVARRAADYKLMINSHESSRPTGYSRTYPNYIAAEAARGNEFNAWSNGNPPSHETILPFTRQLGGPMDYTPGIFEIKMSYYDKNKTEQVHTTLAKQLALYVTMYSPLQMAADLPESYEKRMDAFQFIKDVALDWDDTKILEAEPGDYLTIARKTKGKQTWFLGAITDENARKTEITLDFLNKGQKYKAIIYEDAKDADWKNNPMAYKIRIVEVTNKSKLNLVMAPGGGTAISFEPIK from the coding sequence ATGAAACATATTTTTTCAATTATTCTCGTTTTTACTTTAAGTGTGATTCAGGCACAAAGTGTAAAATCTCCATCGAGTGCCCTTGAGGTCAATTTTAAATTAGTAAATAATGGGCAGCCATCATATACAGTAAACTTCAATGGCAAGCCAGTAGTTCTTGAAAGTACTTTAGGAATAAAACTCAAGGAGAGAACCGCTCTTGATTCAAATTTTGAAATTATAACTTCAAAATCGGCTACATTCAATGAATCTTGGAAACCAGTTTTAGGTCAAAAAGCAATTATTGAAAATCAGTACAACGAACTTACAATTGCTCTTAACCAAAAAGTGACCAATGTAAAAATGAATATAATTTTCAAAGTTTACAATGAAGGTGTCGCTTTTAGATATGAATTTCCAAAACAAGAAAAACTCAATTATTTCATTATTTCGGATGAGGTTTCCCAATTTAATTTAACCGAGGATTACAAAGCATTTTGGATACCTGGTGATTTTGATAGTAATGAGTACGTTTATAATGAAACAAAACTTTCAAGTATAGACAATACAAAATTGAATTTGAATAATGGAATTGGGGTAAAATCGATTCCTGGTAAATATACGGTTCAAGCTCCTTTAATGATGAAATCGGCATCAGGATTGTATGTAAATATTTTTGAAGCAGCAGTGGTTAATTATCCAGTTATGCATCTAAATGTGGATGGTGTAAATTTTAAATTATCATCTCAATTGGTTCCCAATGCAATAGGAGATAAGGCCTATTTACAAGCACCCTGCGTTTCACCTTGGAGAACCATTATGATAAGCAATGATGCCCGTGATATTGTGGGTTCATCAATGATTTTAAATTTAAATGAACCTTGTAAACTAGACGATGTTTCGTATATAAAACCAATGAAATATGTGGGGATTTGGTGGGAAATGCACGTAGGATTATCCACTTGGGATTATGCAGGTTCACAAAATGCTCAGAATATATCTTCTAAAGAGTTATTACCATCAGGAAAACACGGGGCAACAACTGCAAATACCAAAAGATATATTGATTTTGCTGCCAAAAACGGATTTGATGGCGTATTAGTTGAAGGTTGGAATGTAGGTTGGGAAGACTGGGTAGGGAATTGGAAAGAAGAAGTATTTGATTTTACAACTCCTTATCCCGATTTCAATTTGGCAGAAGTTACGGCTTATGCCAAAGAAAAAAATGTAAAAATGATTATGCACCATGAAACTTCGGGTTCTGTGGCGAATTATGAGCGTCATTTGGATCGTGCTTTTGATTTGATGAAAAAATACGATTATCCAGCAGTGAAATCTGGTTATGTGGGTAAAATTATTCCTCGTGGTGAGTTTCATGACGGTCAAACGATGGTGAATCACTTCAACTTCGTGGCAAGACGCGCTGCCGATTACAAATTAATGATCAATTCGCATGAATCGTCTCGTCCTACTGGTTACAGTCGCACGTATCCAAACTATATTGCTGCCGAGGCTGCCCGTGGTAATGAATTTAACGCTTGGAGTAATGGAAATCCACCAAGTCACGAAACTATTTTGCCTTTTACAAGACAGCTAGGAGGACCTATGGATTATACTCCCGGTATTTTTGAAATCAAAATGAGTTACTATGACAAAAATAAAACAGAACAAGTGCATACTACTTTGGCAAAGCAATTGGCTTTGTATGTAACGATGTATTCTCCTTTGCAAATGGCGGCCGATTTACCAGAAAGTTATGAAAAACGTATGGATGCCTTTCAATTCATTAAAGATGTAGCTTTGGATTGGGATGATACAAAAATTTTGGAAGCTGAACCTGGTGATTATTTGACAATTGCTAGAAAAACCAAAGGAAAGCAAACATGGTTCTTAGGTGCAATTACCGATGAGAATGCCAGAAAAACGGAAATAACTTTAGATTTTCTAAACAAAGGACAAAAGTATAAAGCTATTATTTATGAAGATGCCAAAGATGCCGATTGGAAAAACAACCCAATGGCTTATAAAATAAGAATCGTTGAAGTTACAAACAAGTCAAAATTAAACTTGGTTATGGCTCCTGGTGGAGGAACAGCCATTAGTTTTGAACCAATTAAATAG
- a CDS encoding glucoamylase family protein encodes MKKIKFLLIPTFVFLFCCSNSAIDQTTPVTPTPPVTVLTDEQAMDQVQKDAIKYFWDYAEPNSKLGRERYHTDNPGFEASKVTTGGSGFGLMSLIVGVERGFIPRAEAVSRMTTAMDFLDKADRFHGAWAHWMDGTTGHAISFGNKDDGGDIVETAFLCQGLIAVREYFKNGNPQEKALSAKADNLWKGVEWSWYTNGENAMFWHWSPTYQWEMKFKLEGYNECLIAYILGASSTTHPIPTAAYHEGWTRNGTITTSKTQYGIPLVFKYNTVSGNVGPLFWAQYSYLGLDPSQLSDKYANYWELTQNQAKIIYSYCVDNPKKWNGYSDKCWGFTASYSRNTDGTTGYSAHDTDNDLGVITPTAALSSFPYTPKESMKFLHYLYNEKKSIYVGIAGPYDAFSPHYNWVTPRYLAIDQGTIAPMIENYRSGLLWKLFMNAPEVKQGLLNLGFHSGKYNF; translated from the coding sequence ATGAAAAAAATAAAATTTTTACTAATTCCAACTTTTGTTTTTCTTTTCTGTTGTAGTAATAGTGCAATAGATCAAACAACACCTGTAACTCCAACACCTCCCGTTACAGTCTTAACAGATGAACAAGCAATGGATCAAGTTCAAAAAGATGCCATCAAGTATTTTTGGGATTATGCGGAACCCAATTCAAAATTAGGGAGAGAACGTTATCATACTGATAATCCTGGTTTTGAAGCCAGCAAAGTAACCACTGGAGGTTCTGGTTTTGGACTAATGTCTTTGATTGTTGGTGTAGAAAGAGGTTTTATTCCAAGAGCCGAAGCCGTCTCACGAATGACCACTGCAATGGATTTTCTAGATAAAGCGGATCGTTTTCACGGAGCCTGGGCACATTGGATGGATGGAACTACTGGGCATGCTATTTCTTTTGGAAATAAAGATGACGGTGGAGATATAGTGGAAACCGCTTTTTTATGCCAAGGTTTGATTGCCGTTCGCGAATATTTCAAAAATGGAAACCCTCAAGAAAAAGCATTGTCTGCCAAAGCAGATAATCTATGGAAAGGGGTTGAATGGAGCTGGTATACTAATGGCGAAAATGCTATGTTTTGGCATTGGTCTCCAACCTATCAATGGGAAATGAAATTCAAATTAGAAGGATACAATGAATGTTTGATTGCCTATATTCTAGGCGCTTCCTCTACAACGCATCCAATTCCTACTGCTGCCTATCATGAAGGATGGACACGAAACGGTACAATTACAACCAGTAAAACACAATATGGAATTCCTTTAGTTTTTAAATACAATACGGTAAGTGGAAATGTTGGTCCTTTGTTTTGGGCGCAATATTCTTATTTAGGATTAGATCCTTCTCAACTGTCTGATAAATATGCAAATTATTGGGAATTGACACAAAATCAGGCCAAAATAATTTATAGTTATTGTGTTGATAATCCAAAAAAATGGAATGGCTATTCTGATAAATGTTGGGGATTTACAGCCAGTTATTCCAGAAATACTGATGGGACAACGGGGTATTCTGCCCATGATACCGACAATGATTTAGGGGTAATCACTCCAACTGCTGCGTTGTCTTCTTTTCCGTATACTCCAAAAGAAAGCATGAAGTTTTTACATTATTTATACAATGAAAAGAAAAGTATTTATGTTGGAATTGCGGGGCCTTATGATGCATTTTCACCTCATTATAATTGGGTGACACCACGTTATTTGGCAATAGATCAAGGAACCATAGCACCTATGATTGAGAATTATCGTTCTGGATTATTATGGAAATTATTTATGAATGCTCCTGAAGTAAAACAAGGACTGTTGAATCTTGGTTTTCATTCTGGGAAATATAATTTTTAG